The genomic stretch tagttacaaaaataaactttttggTTGTGAAATTAGTTTCTTAAATCGTTGTTACAAAAtgtaaaatttgtttaaaaaaatattgtatttcaccactatataTATTCATTAAAGTGTTTTAtgaataatgaatatcttaaatttatatttttaagttgtataaccTAAATATGAAGGTTCCTATAattatttggtacaatattgtaacaatatggaaaaatataatatttttatgtatattttggttatgatttcttaactataaaatattttcgtaaatgttagttacaaaaatatatttcttagttataaaactagatttgtaaactattgttacaaaaataaaaaatttagttacaaatttgtttgaaagttttatctacaaaaaaacaaaaaaaaatctacaattctataacggattttgtaaatattatttacaaacacgtaacagatatttacaagtttgtaacagatatttattagtttgtaaacgttgttcacaaaaaattgtattttacagcttttatttatgattttgctactccgtatttacaattttgccattctatatttttatccaaaaattccgtatttttgtaatgcaccgtatttttcagattttttttaacttttagtgcattttttttgtagatttctcatccatatataaatatattttatattataacaTGCAAATTCCTAATAATAAATACAAATACCTGGAGGTGTCCCACAACACATAGACCGGTCATCGACGTGCTCCACTTCAAGGCCTATGAACCAGGAGCCCAATGACACGTCCTCGTTTGCATATCTATGCAAAATGGGCCTGTCATGGTAGGCCCACCAAGCCCAAATTCACAATCCACAGCAGTGTCATGGTTTATCAAAGCGCAGAGAAGAAATGTATAATCATGGTTATCGAATCGAATGTTTGTTACTTACAGATTGATAGAGATGTAGGAAGCAAGGTCCTTAGATATGGCGTAGATTTGACCAGTGGCATGCCTGAAATACTTATTGCCTTCTTCCCCAAATTTCCAATGTTCTGGCTCATGGTACTTGGCGCTCCTGTAATAACAAAAACGAAATCCCATATcaatcaaaaacaaaaaaataatgaaGTGAATAACTGAGTGAGTCAACAGGAGAGAGTAGAGGAGAGATAATAATCAGTGCTGACTTTTGAGACAGAACAGGGCCAGACTTCATGCAGCCAATGTAGATTCTGGGCTTGAAGCGGTGCTTAGCGAGCGTGGTTAGAAGGGTGGCCACATTGAGGTGGACATCGTCGTCGACCTTGACGTAGAAGAAAGCGTCCCAGAGCGAGACGGCGGTCGAGAAATAGAGTCGGGTCTTGGTGGAGAGCTGGTGATATCCCTCTACGTGGTTCAGCCTGAGGAAATCTCTGTGCTCTGCCTCCTCTGCCTCGATGGCTCTGTCTAGTGCTCCACCTCGGGTGGCGCTGTACCCTATCACAAATCTTATCACTATCCCTTTCTCCTTCTCTAGCTTCTTCAGATTCTCCCCTCTTGGCATCCACGTTTCCCGAAGTGAGTCTCTTCGTTTTCTGCTACTAAATGCCGTATTGATTCCGATCACCACGAATGCTTTCTTTGTAGTACTACTAGTAGTACTGTAGTTGTATGTGAGAGAATCTGGTCTTCCGTTATGCCTTGTTCTGGCTGCTGCTAGCTCCATTTCCAGCGTCGAGATCGTTCTATCTAGTGATCTATTATATATAATCGTAACTAGTTTTAATTACTACGAGATTCTGATTAAACTaataggaatatatatatatatatatacatatatatttaagtATGTGATTAGCGTACTGGATAGCGTGATGGGTTTTCGTAACTTCATCCATGACATCTTCAGATTTTCTTTCCACCAATTTCTGATCGAAATATTTCAAAaacaaagttatatatatatagaaattagTTCATAAGAGACATCGAGCACTTTATGTACCCGGTAGGTAAACGTAATGCCAAGTAGATAAGTAAAGAGGAAAAAATAACGTACTCTCTTGTGGTCACAGTCCCGAGGCCTTGTTATTAGAAAAGTAGATTGATCTGTTTGGGACAGTGACAGAGCATGATCATGGTGAGCCCAATAATAGGTACAGCTGGTGAAGAGCGAACCAGCAAGAAAGCTAGCAATACAAAGCACAAACGCAGCCTTTCCCGAAAAGGCCTTTCCCCTCATTTTGATCAGATCAGACAACCAATTCTCTTTAATgatctttattttgtttttttccaATGGCGCCACTGCACCGCCTACTTGTTGCTTGGACCCTCCTGTCCTGCGCTACTACTCTCAACAGTTTTATCTCATGCATatatttatacacatatataaatctata from Humulus lupulus chromosome 5, drHumLupu1.1, whole genome shotgun sequence encodes the following:
- the LOC133780479 gene encoding probable beta-1,3-galactosyltransferase 8, with translation MRGKAFSGKAAFVLCIASFLAGSLFTSCTYYWAHHDHALSLSQTDQSTFLITRPRDCDHKRKLVERKSEDVMDEVTKTHHAIQSLDRTISTLEMELAAARTRHNGRPDSLTYNYSTTSSTTKKAFVVIGINTAFSSRKRRDSLRETWMPRGENLKKLEKEKGIVIRFVIGYSATRGGALDRAIEAEEAEHRDFLRLNHVEGYHQLSTKTRLYFSTAVSLWDAFFYVKVDDDVHLNVATLLTTLAKHRFKPRIYIGCMKSGPVLSQKSAKYHEPEHWKFGEEGNKYFRHATGQIYAISKDLASYISINLPILHRYANEDVSLGSWFIGLEVEHVDDRSMCCGTPPDCQWKAQEGNVCAASFDWQCSGICNSVERMKMVHNSCGEGNGAVWSVDI